In Synechococcus sp. PCC 6312, one genomic interval encodes:
- the acnB gene encoding bifunctional aconitate hydratase 2/2-methylisocitrate dehydratase produces MENFDVLAVYRQHTAERAELGIPPLPLTAEQTSQACELLKSPPADDADYLLHLIRDRVPPGVDQAAYVKAGFLTGIAKGEFSSPLISPKYAVELLGTMLGGYNVHSLVELLKSEDVELATTAMTALSKTLLVYDALHDVQELAASGNHFAQELLQAWADATWFTSRPQLPEAITVTVFKVPGETNTDDLSPAPLATTRPDIPLHATVMLESRQSGSLDTIAELKKLGHPVAYVGDVVGTGSSRKSATNSVLWHTGDDIPFVPNKRTGGYCLGGKIAPIFFNTMEDSGALPIECDVTQMNTGDAITIYPYQGEIKNAAGEVISTFQLKPDTILDEVRAGGRIPLLIGRTLTDKVRAAMGLEPSPVFTRPGIPATVTHGFTLAQKMVGQACGLPGVLPGTYCEPVMTTVGSQDTTGPMTRDELKELACLGFGADLVMQSFCHTAAYPKPVDITTHKDLPDFINSRGGVSLRPGDGIIHSWLNRMLLPDTVGTGGDSHTRFPLGISFPAGSGLVAFAAALGVMPLDMPESVLVRFKGQLQPGVTLRDIVNAIPYVAMQQGKLTVAKENKINVYSGKIIEMEGLPDLQLEQAFELTDATAERSAAGCTIKLSEETVATYLRSNVALLKNMVARGYGDARTILRRVKKMEEWLANPVLLSADPDAVYADVIEVDLDQIKEPIVAAPNDPDNIKLMSECAGDPIHEVFIGSCMTNIGHYRAAAKVLEGEGACKVRLWIAPPTRMDEQQLKEEGYYATFAAAGARLEMPGCSLCMGNQARVADGVTVFSTSTRNFNNRMGKGAQVYLGSAELAAVCALLGRIPTVEEYLNIVTKKIDPLAADLYRYLYFDQVAGFEDEGRLISAEEESKLLASV; encoded by the coding sequence GTGGAAAATTTCGATGTTTTGGCAGTTTATCGGCAACATACAGCAGAACGGGCTGAGTTAGGTATTCCCCCGTTGCCCCTGACCGCTGAACAAACCTCCCAGGCCTGTGAACTCCTCAAATCTCCCCCAGCCGATGACGCTGATTACCTGTTGCATTTAATTCGGGATCGAGTTCCTCCCGGTGTGGATCAGGCCGCCTATGTCAAAGCCGGATTTTTAACCGGGATTGCTAAAGGTGAATTTTCTAGCCCGTTGATTAGTCCCAAATATGCCGTTGAACTCCTGGGAACCATGCTGGGCGGCTATAACGTTCATTCGTTGGTGGAATTACTTAAGTCCGAAGATGTTGAATTGGCCACCACCGCCATGACGGCTCTGAGTAAAACCTTGCTAGTCTATGATGCCCTCCATGATGTCCAAGAATTAGCCGCCAGTGGGAATCATTTTGCTCAAGAACTACTCCAGGCCTGGGCAGATGCCACATGGTTTACCAGTCGGCCCCAACTCCCGGAAGCCATAACCGTCACCGTCTTCAAAGTCCCCGGCGAAACCAATACGGATGATCTCTCTCCCGCCCCTCTAGCCACAACTCGCCCGGATATTCCCCTCCACGCCACAGTGATGTTGGAAAGCCGCCAATCGGGAAGTTTAGACACCATTGCGGAACTGAAAAAATTGGGGCATCCGGTGGCCTATGTGGGTGATGTGGTCGGAACTGGCTCTTCCCGCAAATCAGCGACTAACTCTGTTCTCTGGCATACGGGGGATGATATTCCCTTTGTCCCCAATAAACGCACCGGCGGCTACTGCTTAGGCGGAAAAATTGCCCCGATTTTCTTTAACACCATGGAAGATTCCGGGGCCTTGCCGATTGAGTGCGATGTCACCCAGATGAACACCGGCGATGCAATCACGATTTATCCGTACCAAGGTGAGATCAAAAATGCGGCGGGCGAGGTGATTTCCACGTTCCAACTCAAACCTGACACCATTCTCGATGAAGTCCGGGCCGGGGGGCGGATTCCGTTGTTGATTGGGCGCACTCTCACCGATAAAGTCCGGGCTGCCATGGGGTTAGAGCCAAGTCCTGTCTTTACCCGGCCTGGGATTCCGGCAACCGTGACTCACGGGTTTACCTTGGCGCAAAAAATGGTCGGACAGGCCTGTGGATTGCCAGGAGTATTACCCGGAACCTATTGCGAACCCGTGATGACGACTGTTGGCTCTCAAGATACAACCGGGCCGATGACGCGGGATGAACTGAAAGAGTTGGCCTGTTTGGGGTTTGGGGCTGATTTGGTGATGCAGAGTTTTTGCCATACTGCCGCCTATCCGAAGCCTGTGGATATTACCACCCATAAAGATTTACCGGATTTTATTAATTCCCGTGGGGGTGTCTCGCTCCGGCCTGGGGATGGGATTATTCACTCCTGGCTGAATCGGATGTTGTTGCCGGATACGGTCGGGACGGGTGGCGATTCTCATACGCGGTTTCCTTTGGGGATTTCCTTTCCAGCGGGTTCGGGGTTGGTGGCTTTTGCAGCAGCCTTGGGAGTCATGCCCTTGGATATGCCGGAGTCGGTCTTGGTGCGGTTTAAGGGACAGTTACAACCAGGCGTGACATTGCGGGATATTGTCAATGCGATTCCCTATGTGGCGATGCAGCAGGGCAAGTTAACAGTGGCCAAGGAAAACAAAATCAATGTCTATTCCGGCAAAATCATTGAAATGGAAGGCCTCCCCGATTTGCAGTTGGAACAGGCCTTTGAGTTGACGGATGCCACAGCGGAACGGTCAGCCGCCGGATGCACCATCAAACTCAGTGAAGAAACCGTTGCCACCTATTTACGCTCCAATGTGGCCCTGTTGAAAAACATGGTGGCCCGAGGTTATGGCGATGCCCGAACGATTCTGCGACGGGTGAAGAAAATGGAAGAGTGGCTGGCGAATCCAGTTTTACTTTCTGCGGATCCCGATGCCGTTTATGCCGATGTGATTGAGGTGGATTTAGACCAAATTAAAGAACCCATCGTGGCGGCTCCCAACGACCCCGACAATATCAAGTTGATGTCGGAATGTGCGGGTGATCCAATCCATGAGGTGTTTATTGGCTCCTGCATGACAAATATTGGTCACTATCGGGCAGCGGCGAAAGTGTTGGAAGGCGAGGGTGCGTGTAAGGTGCGGCTGTGGATTGCTCCCCCGACTCGGATGGATGAACAACAACTGAAGGAAGAAGGCTACTATGCCACGTTTGCAGCAGCGGGGGCGCGGTTAGAAATGCCGGGATGTTCGCTCTGTATGGGAAATCAGGCCAGGGTGGCAGATGGAGTCACAGTCTTTTCCACGTCAACCCGGAACTTTAACAATCGCATGGGCAAAGGCGCACAGGTTTATCTCGGTTCGGCAGAGTTGGCGGCGGTTTGTGCGTTGTTGGGGCGGATTCCAACGGTGGAGGAGTATCTAAACATCGTCACCAAGAAAATTGATCCCTTAGCCGCTGACCTCTATCGCTATTTATACTTTGATCAGGTGGCTGGTTTTGAGGATGAAGGGCGATTGATTTCGGCTGAGGAGGAGTCTAAGTTATTGGCTTCAGTTTAG
- a CDS encoding AbiJ-NTD4 domain-containing protein, with protein sequence MLFSHRNGLKEYKKTIQIKSVDKELRNSLWTLLITHYYLDLVNYRQLLSNQQKNHLTILFLQLWTSHFKEPLDEMPALDKHSNNSFYHYLRSYFFNCNYGDLYDLLEFIVKNSHPDFNEDFIKETNKALERENSAYRFIGNEVVEITCNEEINEIDDALSTPFSSVKTHLQTALQLLSDKKRPDYRNSIKESISAVESLVRIVCKDDNMILSDGLKPIQAKLEIHPALIKGLGAIYAYTSDESGVRHSIKDRDVPEYAEAKLMLVICSSFVNYLTQKNEFMNE encoded by the coding sequence ATGCTTTTCTCACATCGCAATGGATTAAAAGAATACAAAAAAACGATTCAAATAAAAAGCGTAGACAAAGAACTTCGTAATTCTCTTTGGACTTTGTTAATAACTCACTATTATTTAGATTTGGTGAATTACAGACAACTCTTATCTAACCAACAAAAAAATCATTTGACTATTCTTTTTCTTCAACTATGGACATCTCATTTCAAAGAGCCTCTTGACGAGATGCCTGCACTTGATAAGCACAGTAATAATTCTTTTTATCATTACTTGAGAAGCTATTTTTTTAATTGTAATTATGGTGATCTATATGATCTTCTAGAATTTATTGTTAAGAATTCACATCCTGATTTTAATGAAGATTTTATTAAAGAAACAAATAAGGCACTAGAAAGAGAAAACTCGGCTTATCGATTTATTGGGAATGAAGTAGTCGAGATAACTTGCAATGAGGAAATTAATGAAATAGATGATGCCTTGTCCACTCCTTTTTCATCAGTTAAAACCCATCTTCAAACTGCATTACAACTTCTGTCAGACAAAAAGAGACCTGACTATAGAAACTCTATAAAGGAATCAATTTCAGCAGTAGAGTCCCTAGTCAGAATTGTTTGCAAAGACGACAATATGATTTTGAGCGATGGCTTAAAACCAATTCAAGCGAAGTTAGAAATACATCCGGCGTTAATTAAAGGTCTGGGAGCTATCTATGCATATACTAGTGACGAGAGTGGAGTTCGCCATTCCATTAAAGATAGAGATGTCCCAGAGTATGCAGAAGCCAAACTGATGTTGGTAATTTGCTCATCATTTGTAAACTATTTAACTCAAAAAAATGAATTCATGAATGAGTAA
- a CDS encoding DUF433 domain-containing protein, with protein sequence MKLDRITSNPNRMNGQACIRNMRLTVRRVLELLALYPNRQELYQEFPELEYEDIHQALVYVLRGKN encoded by the coding sequence ATGAAATTAGATCGAATCACCAGTAATCCCAACCGTATGAATGGCCAGGCCTGTATCCGTAATATGCGTTTAACCGTGCGTAGAGTTTTGGAACTATTAGCCCTTTATCCAAATCGACAAGAGCTTTATCAGGAATTTCCCGAACTAGAATATGAAGATATTCACCAGGCCTTAGTCTATGTATTGAGAGGTAAAAATTGA
- a CDS encoding nucleotidyltransferase family protein, producing MFTTKSQRIQTLVDLNQIPGLCQRWKIKELAIFGSALRDDFNPDQSDVDLLISFTEDAHWTLFDWVDMQDDFEQIFHRKVDLVSRRGIEDSQNVNRRESILNSSQVIYVAP from the coding sequence ATGTTCACAACTAAAAGTCAGAGAATACAAACTTTAGTTGATCTCAATCAAATTCCCGGATTATGCCAGCGTTGGAAAATCAAAGAACTTGCAATTTTCGGCTCTGCTTTAAGAGATGACTTTAATCCAGATCAGAGTGATGTTGATCTCCTTATTTCTTTCACTGAAGATGCTCATTGGACTCTGTTTGATTGGGTTGATATGCAAGATGATTTTGAGCAAATCTTTCACCGTAAAGTTGATCTAGTGAGTCGTAGAGGTATTGAAGACAGTCAAAACGTAAATCGTCGCGAGTCCATCCTCAACTCATCTCAAGTCATCTATGTTGCCCCGTGA
- a CDS encoding DUF86 domain-containing protein, translating to MLPREPDYLEDMLEAAKLAQYFVNGIDWETFAQDLMRQAAVMRQFTIIGEAARRISPETQGLLTNIPWRKIIGMRNRLTHEYDDLDIQVVWDTVQIALPGLVNTLETILAEVNGEF from the coding sequence ATGTTGCCCCGTGAACCTGATTACCTAGAAGATATGTTAGAAGCTGCAAAGTTAGCCCAATACTTTGTTAACGGTATCGACTGGGAAACATTTGCCCAAGACTTAATGCGTCAAGCTGCGGTTATGCGCCAATTTACCATCATCGGAGAAGCAGCCCGCCGGATTTCCCCTGAAACTCAAGGCCTATTAACCAACATTCCATGGCGAAAAATTATTGGAATGCGAAATCGTCTAACCCATGAATATGATGACTTGGATATTCAAGTGGTTTGGGATACTGTTCAGATTGCGTTACCAGGCCTGGTTAATACCCTAGAAACTATTCTTGCTGAGGTTAACGGTGAGTTTTAA
- a CDS encoding DUF433 domain-containing protein produces MCNMRLTVRRILEPLALYPGRNELYQEFPELEAEDIYQALTYASTYFMKR; encoded by the coding sequence ATTTGTAATATGCGTTTAACAGTCCGGCGGATTTTAGAACCGTTAGCCCTTTATCCAGGCCGGAATGAACTCTATCAGGAATTTCCCGAACTAGAAGCTGAAGATATTTACCAGGCCCTAACCTATGCCTCGACCTATTTTATGAAGAGGTAA
- a CDS encoding methylenetetrahydrofolate reductase, protein MSITPPSRLQQAIQRGEFLITAEVCPPKGSDPQHMMDNAHRLKHRVHGINITDGSRAVMRMSSLVAAILLKQAGLEPIYQVACRDRNRIALQADLLGAAACGVQNILALTGDPIQAGDHPQARPVFDLESVRLLQLIGKLNQGLDSNDKPLPDQPTQLFPGAAIDPQSPSWSGLQQRFERKLTAGAQFFQSQLITDFDRLDKFMNQIALGCGKPILAGIFLLKSAKNAQFINRAVPGVQIPDHVIERLAQAPEPLQEGIKIAAEQVQQAQHLCQGVHLMAVRREDLIPQILDLANIPPVA, encoded by the coding sequence ATGTCCATCACTCCCCCATCTCGACTACAGCAAGCCATTCAACGGGGAGAATTTTTAATTACTGCCGAAGTTTGCCCCCCCAAAGGCAGCGACCCCCAGCACATGATGGACAATGCCCACCGCCTCAAACACCGAGTTCATGGCATCAATATCACCGATGGTAGCCGGGCCGTCATGCGAATGAGTTCCCTAGTGGCCGCCATATTGTTAAAGCAAGCAGGCCTGGAACCGATCTATCAAGTGGCCTGTCGTGACCGGAATCGAATTGCGCTCCAGGCCGATCTCTTGGGGGCGGCGGCTTGTGGGGTGCAAAATATTCTGGCCTTAACTGGAGACCCCATTCAAGCAGGCGATCATCCCCAGGCCCGGCCTGTATTTGATCTTGAGTCAGTACGCTTACTACAACTGATTGGCAAACTCAATCAAGGTTTAGATAGCAACGATAAACCCCTACCCGATCAGCCCACCCAACTCTTTCCCGGAGCCGCCATTGATCCTCAGTCTCCTAGTTGGTCTGGCCTGCAACAACGCTTTGAACGCAAACTAACTGCCGGGGCCCAATTTTTTCAGAGCCAGTTAATCACCGACTTTGATCGCCTCGATAAATTTATGAATCAAATTGCCCTCGGTTGCGGGAAACCCATCCTAGCAGGTATTTTTCTACTCAAGTCAGCTAAAAACGCCCAATTTATTAACCGAGCCGTTCCAGGGGTACAAATTCCCGATCACGTAATTGAGCGATTAGCCCAGGCCCCGGAGCCATTGCAAGAAGGAATCAAAATTGCCGCCGAACAAGTCCAACAGGCCCAACACCTATGCCAAGGGGTGCATTTAATGGCTGTGCGCCGGGAAGACCTGATTCCGCAAATTCTTGACCTGGCCAATATTCCCCCCGTAGCCTAA
- a CDS encoding MFS transporter: MVSRPMTKPLTLGEKLAFGAGDLGTAITANILVFFLLIFFTNVAGMNAGLAGSVLMIGKIWDAINDPVIGVLSDRTKNARWGRRHSWMFWGAIPFGLTFFLQWIIPTDNQWVLFAYYVLVGILFNTCYTAVNLPYTAMTPEMTQDYNERTSLNSFRFTFSIGGSIGSLLLAQVIFQQVKDPVNQYLIIGLVTAIISVLPLYWCIFGTRNRIKAAEAIHLAAPVQEQIPYKQQLKLVFSNRPFVYVMGIYLCSWLAVQITASMIAFFVIDWMKLPAAAATQVALAVQGTALVMLFAWSWFSKRYGKKAVYFFGMVIWMIAQAGLFFLQPHQVGLMYGMAILAGIGVSTAYLIPWSMIPDVVDLDELNTGQRREGIFYGFMVLLQKMGLAFGLFIVGQGLNFAGFISSGPGETPPIQPDSALLAIRLAIGPVPTVFLALGIVLAYLYPITQEYHTQILLKLQERHQANSEEG, translated from the coding sequence ATGGTCAGTCGTCCAATGACAAAGCCCTTAACACTTGGAGAAAAGCTGGCCTTTGGGGCGGGGGATTTAGGCACGGCAATTACGGCCAATATTCTCGTTTTTTTTCTGTTGATCTTTTTTACCAATGTGGCGGGGATGAATGCAGGCCTGGCGGGTAGTGTCCTGATGATTGGCAAAATTTGGGATGCGATTAATGATCCAGTGATTGGGGTCTTGAGTGACCGGACGAAAAATGCCCGTTGGGGCCGCCGTCATTCCTGGATGTTTTGGGGAGCAATTCCCTTTGGCTTAACCTTCTTTTTGCAGTGGATTATTCCCACCGATAACCAATGGGTTCTATTTGCCTACTATGTCCTGGTTGGGATTTTGTTTAACACCTGTTACACCGCAGTGAACTTGCCCTACACGGCGATGACCCCAGAGATGACCCAAGACTACAACGAGCGCACCAGCCTCAATAGTTTTCGGTTTACGTTTTCCATTGGTGGCAGTATTGGCTCACTGCTTTTAGCCCAGGTCATTTTTCAGCAGGTGAAAGACCCCGTCAACCAATATCTGATCATTGGCCTGGTCACGGCGATTATTTCGGTGTTGCCTTTGTATTGGTGTATTTTCGGCACCCGCAACCGGATTAAAGCTGCTGAAGCCATTCATTTAGCCGCGCCTGTCCAAGAGCAAATTCCCTATAAGCAACAACTCAAGCTGGTGTTTAGCAATCGGCCTTTTGTCTATGTGATGGGGATTTATTTGTGTTCTTGGTTGGCCGTGCAAATTACGGCTTCGATGATTGCGTTTTTTGTGATTGATTGGATGAAACTCCCGGCGGCGGCGGCAACTCAGGTGGCTTTGGCGGTTCAGGGAACGGCGTTGGTGATGTTATTTGCCTGGAGTTGGTTTAGTAAACGCTACGGCAAAAAGGCGGTCTATTTCTTTGGCATGGTGATTTGGATGATTGCCCAGGCCGGGTTATTTTTCTTGCAGCCCCATCAGGTGGGATTAATGTATGGGATGGCAATTTTGGCTGGGATTGGCGTGTCCACGGCCTATTTGATTCCTTGGTCCATGATTCCCGATGTGGTGGATTTAGATGAACTCAATACGGGGCAACGGCGGGAAGGGATTTTTTATGGCTTTATGGTGCTGTTGCAAAAAATGGGGCTGGCCTTTGGGTTGTTTATTGTTGGACAAGGGTTAAATTTTGCTGGGTTTATTTCCTCGGGGCCTGGAGAAACTCCACCAATTCAACCGGATTCTGCCTTGTTAGCCATTCGGTTAGCCATTGGGCCAGTTCCGACTGTGTTTTTAGCCTTGGGGATTGTCTTGGCTTATCTCTATCCCATTACTCAGGAATACCACACCCAAATTCTCCTTAAACTCCAAGAACGGCACCAGGCCAACTCAGAAGAGGGCTAA
- a CDS encoding Uma2 family endonuclease yields the protein MSIVGELKIENPAWTDEAFMALAQDGHRYEIVNGELVDMGNSGAIHGQIAIILSSALFGAVNEQQLGIVFDSSTAFKMKSGNKRSPDISFFAKERLRGMSHLPSGFLEGAPDLAVEILSPGNTVEEIHQKLVEYFDNGSRLVWVINPNEHFVLTYYSAQEPDRLLKSGDSLDGEDVIPEFSLPIANLFAPLSFE from the coding sequence ATGTCTATCGTTGGCGAATTAAAAATTGAGAACCCGGCCTGGACAGATGAAGCCTTCATGGCCCTGGCCCAAGACGGGCATCGCTACGAAATCGTCAATGGAGAACTAGTGGATATGGGGAATTCAGGCGCCATACATGGTCAAATTGCCATAATTCTCAGTTCTGCCCTATTTGGTGCAGTCAATGAGCAACAACTCGGGATAGTATTTGACTCCAGCACAGCCTTCAAGATGAAAAGCGGGAATAAACGCTCTCCCGATATTTCCTTCTTTGCAAAAGAGCGGTTGCGGGGAATGAGTCATTTGCCTTCTGGTTTTCTTGAGGGTGCACCTGATTTGGCGGTTGAAATATTATCTCCGGGCAACACCGTAGAAGAGATTCATCAAAAGCTGGTTGAGTATTTCGATAATGGCTCCCGGTTGGTATGGGTGATTAATCCCAACGAACACTTTGTTTTGACCTATTACTCTGCCCAAGAACCAGATCGGCTATTGAAGTCTGGGGATTCTCTTGATGGCGAGGATGTAATTCCAGAATTTTCCCTACCAATTGCGAACCTGTT